One window of Nonomuraea muscovyensis genomic DNA carries:
- a CDS encoding TetR/AcrR family transcriptional regulator produces the protein MAAGARRGSPLTLEEIYATALRLANEGGVEALSMRKLAAALDVNPMSLYHHVANKTALIDQICLTMGERLEIPVMDGAPWPERLRALGHAYRRLATTYPSLWRYVHTHPELVAAREGGLWDVFLPILRAAGVPEEELLRTADVLHGFVTGLIINQQNGHVGGDRSPEAMDLMFEAAIDLIVAGVSARFSPAG, from the coding sequence ATGGCTGCCGGTGCGCGCAGGGGTTCCCCCCTCACCCTCGAAGAGATCTACGCCACAGCGCTACGACTGGCGAACGAGGGCGGCGTCGAGGCGCTGTCCATGCGCAAGCTCGCCGCGGCCCTCGACGTGAACCCGATGTCCCTCTACCACCACGTGGCGAACAAGACGGCGCTGATCGACCAGATATGCCTGACCATGGGCGAGCGGCTGGAGATCCCCGTCATGGACGGCGCCCCCTGGCCGGAGCGGCTGCGCGCCCTCGGCCACGCCTACCGGCGGCTCGCCACGACCTACCCGTCACTGTGGCGGTACGTGCACACCCATCCCGAGCTGGTCGCCGCACGGGAGGGCGGGCTGTGGGACGTGTTCCTGCCGATCCTGCGGGCGGCCGGGGTGCCCGAGGAGGAGCTGCTGCGGACGGCCGACGTGCTGCACGGGTTCGTGACGGGCCTGATCATCAACCAGCAGAACGGTCACGTGGGCGGCGACCGGTCGCCGGAGGCGATGGACCTGATGTTCGAGGCGGCCATCGACCTGATCGTCGCCGGCGTGTCCGCCCGCTTCTCCCCCGCCGGCTGA
- a CDS encoding bifunctional cytochrome P450/NADPH--P450 reductase, with amino-acid sequence MKEIPAPQGLPLLGNTLQIPAHSPAAHFTELADRYEEGLFRLDIVGRKVTFVYDPDMVAEACDETRFKKRIQPPLTIVRDFAGDGLFTADIDTPVWGHAHRILMPAFSQRSMRAYYPQMLEVAEQLVASWAARQGQDLPVSDDMTRLTLDTISLTGFGYRFESFDKPELHPFLQAMGGALTEAMLRNQRLPVVTRLRRRQEEIYRRDIATMRELVDDVIRRRRAEGGGAGDLLGLMLEASDPLSGERLSDENIRDQVLTFLIAGHETTSGLLSFALYNLLRNPHTLARAYDEVDRMLPGDEPPTYETIMKLDVIARVLEETLRIWSPIPAFAVTAESDTTIGGGYPLRAGEPLVVLLPSLHRHPKAWDRPDEFDIDRWLPERRADHHPAAYKPFGNGERACIGRQFALTEARLALAMVLRRFALSDPAAYRMKIKQTLTLKPEGFTLRVRERVPHERFAPAAQAETVTPEQEQDIAVTGVALTVAYGSNLGTCSDIAERLAERAGRAGFAATLTTLDELDPPREGVLVVIASSYNGKAPDNAQRFDALESLPDLSGVRLAVLGCGNTQWPTYQAFPRRAGDKLVAAGAVPLVERGEADADGDFDGDVSAWTAGLWAALAAEYSASAEDAGPRYELEVLTEAEVRPAVVSTRAFPLTVVANEELTRDPTGLWDFSVEAPRPGVRSIVAELPEGVTYHAGDHLAVFAKNDPELVEWALRCLRVPREQVVRLRSRSATHLPVDRPVTAGLLLTEFAELQEVATRSDLETLAAHTSCPWTGGQLAELAAGYADEILAKRVSPLALLDRFPAIELPLAAFLEMAGPIRPRYYSVSSSPLADPRRVRITVGLVEGPAWSGSGEYHGMCSAYLAGLAEGETFYGYVREPAPPFRLPDDPATPVILVGPGTGFAPLRGFLEERALTGATGRAEVFAGCRHPEHDLLYREELEAWGDAPGVSVHTAFSAVPGHPHRFVQDAVTAAGDTVWELLEQGAHVYVCGDGLRMAPAVRKALLALHRRRTGRDGDAWLAELEESGRYQQDVFA; translated from the coding sequence GTGAAGGAGATCCCCGCCCCGCAGGGCCTGCCCCTCCTCGGCAACACGCTGCAGATCCCCGCCCACTCGCCCGCGGCCCATTTCACCGAGCTCGCCGACCGCTACGAGGAGGGCCTGTTCCGGCTGGACATCGTTGGCCGGAAGGTGACGTTCGTCTACGACCCGGACATGGTCGCGGAGGCGTGCGACGAGACGCGGTTCAAGAAGCGGATCCAGCCGCCGCTGACGATCGTGCGCGACTTCGCCGGGGACGGGCTGTTCACCGCCGACATCGACACCCCTGTGTGGGGGCACGCGCACCGCATCCTCATGCCGGCGTTCAGCCAGCGGTCGATGAGGGCGTACTACCCGCAGATGCTGGAGGTGGCCGAGCAACTCGTCGCCTCCTGGGCCGCCCGGCAGGGGCAGGACCTCCCCGTGTCCGACGACATGACGCGGCTGACGCTCGACACGATCTCCCTCACCGGGTTCGGCTACCGGTTCGAGTCCTTCGACAAGCCCGAGCTGCACCCCTTCCTGCAGGCCATGGGCGGTGCGCTCACCGAGGCGATGCTGCGCAACCAGCGGCTCCCCGTGGTCACCAGACTCCGGCGCAGGCAGGAGGAGATCTACCGGCGCGACATCGCCACCATGCGCGAGCTGGTCGACGACGTGATCCGGCGCCGCCGGGCCGAAGGCGGCGGCGCCGGCGACCTGCTCGGCCTGATGCTGGAGGCGTCCGACCCGCTGAGCGGTGAGCGGCTGTCCGACGAGAACATCCGCGACCAGGTGCTCACCTTCCTCATCGCCGGGCACGAGACCACCAGCGGCCTGCTCTCCTTCGCCCTGTACAACCTGCTGCGCAACCCCCACACCCTCGCCCGCGCCTATGACGAGGTGGACCGGATGCTGCCGGGCGACGAGCCGCCCACCTACGAGACGATCATGAAGCTGGACGTGATCGCGCGCGTCCTGGAGGAGACGCTCCGGATCTGGTCGCCCATCCCCGCGTTCGCCGTGACCGCCGAGTCCGACACCACGATCGGCGGCGGCTACCCGCTGCGCGCGGGCGAGCCGCTGGTCGTGCTGCTGCCGTCGCTGCACCGCCACCCCAAGGCGTGGGACCGGCCCGACGAGTTCGACATCGACCGCTGGCTGCCCGAGCGCCGGGCGGACCACCACCCGGCCGCCTACAAGCCCTTCGGCAACGGCGAACGGGCCTGCATCGGCCGCCAGTTCGCGCTCACCGAGGCCCGGCTGGCGCTGGCGATGGTCCTGCGGCGCTTCGCCCTGTCGGACCCCGCGGCGTACCGGATGAAGATCAAGCAGACGCTCACGCTCAAGCCCGAGGGCTTCACGCTGCGGGTACGCGAGCGTGTCCCGCACGAGCGGTTCGCCCCGGCGGCGCAGGCCGAGACGGTGACGCCGGAGCAGGAGCAGGACATCGCCGTGACCGGGGTGGCGCTCACCGTCGCCTACGGTTCCAACCTGGGCACCTGCTCCGACATCGCCGAACGGCTGGCCGAGCGCGCCGGTCGGGCCGGGTTCGCCGCGACGTTGACCACCCTGGACGAGCTCGACCCGCCCCGCGAGGGGGTGCTGGTCGTGATCGCCTCCTCCTACAACGGCAAGGCGCCCGACAACGCCCAGCGCTTCGACGCGCTGGAGAGCCTGCCCGACCTGTCGGGGGTGCGGCTGGCCGTGCTGGGCTGTGGCAACACCCAGTGGCCCACCTACCAGGCGTTCCCGCGCCGCGCCGGTGACAAGCTCGTCGCCGCCGGGGCCGTGCCGCTGGTGGAGCGGGGCGAGGCCGACGCGGACGGCGACTTCGACGGTGACGTCTCCGCCTGGACGGCCGGGCTGTGGGCGGCGCTCGCCGCCGAGTACAGCGCCTCCGCCGAGGACGCCGGGCCCCGCTACGAGCTGGAGGTGCTCACCGAGGCCGAGGTGCGGCCCGCGGTGGTGTCCACGCGGGCGTTCCCGCTGACCGTCGTCGCCAACGAGGAGCTCACCCGTGACCCCACCGGGCTGTGGGACTTCTCGGTGGAGGCGCCGCGGCCCGGCGTCCGCTCGATCGTCGCCGAGCTGCCCGAGGGCGTCACCTACCACGCCGGCGACCACCTGGCCGTCTTCGCCAAGAACGACCCCGAGCTGGTGGAGTGGGCGCTGCGCTGCCTGCGCGTCCCGAGGGAGCAGGTGGTGCGGCTGCGCTCCCGCTCGGCCACGCACCTGCCCGTGGACCGGCCGGTCACCGCCGGACTGCTGCTCACCGAGTTCGCCGAGCTGCAGGAGGTGGCCACCCGATCCGACCTGGAGACGCTGGCCGCCCACACGTCCTGCCCGTGGACGGGCGGCCAGCTCGCGGAGCTGGCCGCCGGCTACGCCGACGAGATCCTCGCCAAGCGGGTCTCGCCTCTGGCGCTGCTCGACCGGTTCCCGGCGATCGAGCTGCCGCTGGCCGCCTTCCTGGAGATGGCCGGGCCGATCAGGCCGCGCTACTACTCGGTGTCGTCTTCGCCGCTGGCCGACCCGCGCCGGGTGCGGATCACCGTCGGCCTGGTCGAGGGACCCGCCTGGTCGGGCAGCGGCGAATATCACGGCATGTGCTCGGCCTACCTGGCCGGGCTGGCCGAGGGCGAGACGTTCTACGGCTACGTCCGCGAGCCCGCGCCGCCGTTCCGGCTGCCGGACGACCCCGCCACGCCGGTCATCCTCGTCGGGCCGGGCACCGGGTTCGCGCCGCTGCGCGGGTTCCTGGAGGAGCGGGCGCTGACCGGCGCCACCGGGCGGGCCGAGGTGTTCGCCGGATGCCGCCATCCCGAACACGACCTGCTCTACCGCGAGGAGTTGGAGGCGTGGGGCGACGCCCCCGGGGTGAGCGTGCACACCGCGTTCTCCGCCGTGCCCGGCCACCCGCACCGCTTCGTGCAGGACGCCGTCACCGCCGCCGGGGACACGGTGTGGGAGCTGCTGGAGCAGGGGGCGCACGTGTACGTGTGCGGCGACGGGCTGCGCATGGCGCCCGCCGTGCGCAAGGCGCTGCTCGCCCTGCACCGGCGGCGTACCGGCCGCGACGGGGACGCCTGGCTGGCCGAGCTGGAGGAGAGCGGCCGCTACCAGCAGGACGTGTTCGCCTGA
- a CDS encoding amino acid-binding protein, which translates to MLLRLRVSLPDRPGCLGQVARALGALGADILQVTVLEREAGRAVDDFIVSWPGAVTTDEVRDRLSAMPGVRVEGVWPTRDVPGSAPDYDLLMHVAAEPSRGIATLVDALPGLCGAEWSLALAEGVVRHASLAAPPSFDLPEPPLRAATLVTEKLRLMLLPVTTHGLHVVVARADGPVFHRAELDRAARIVAVVSALLPTSSR; encoded by the coding sequence ATGCTGCTGCGACTGAGGGTGTCGCTACCGGACCGGCCGGGCTGCCTCGGGCAGGTCGCGAGGGCGCTCGGCGCGCTGGGCGCCGACATCCTGCAGGTCACCGTGCTCGAGCGTGAAGCCGGGCGGGCCGTGGACGACTTCATCGTGTCCTGGCCCGGCGCGGTCACGACGGACGAGGTGCGGGACCGGCTCTCCGCCATGCCCGGGGTGCGGGTGGAGGGGGTCTGGCCGACCCGGGACGTGCCCGGATCGGCGCCGGACTACGACCTGCTCATGCACGTCGCGGCGGAGCCGTCGCGCGGCATCGCGACGCTGGTGGACGCCCTGCCGGGGCTGTGCGGGGCCGAGTGGTCGCTGGCGCTGGCGGAGGGCGTGGTCCGGCACGCCAGCCTGGCCGCGCCGCCGTCGTTCGACCTGCCCGAGCCGCCGTTGCGCGCGGCCACCCTGGTGACGGAGAAGCTGCGGTTGATGCTGCTGCCGGTGACGACGCACGGGCTGCACGTGGTGGTGGCCCGCGCCGACGGGCCTGTCTTCCACCGCGCGGAGCTGGACCGCGCCGCCCGCATCGTCGCCGTCGTCTCCGCGCTGCTGCCCACGTCCTCCCGGTAG
- a CDS encoding MaoC family dehydratase gives MTVHEPGIGRYYEDFVVGDVYQHPLGRTISEADNTWFTLLTMNTNQNHFNAHFAAASPTGRIIVNSGLTVAVVLGLSVIDMSQTALMNLGWEDIRLTHPVFVGDTLYAESVVTAMRESASRPYAGIVTCRTRGLNQDGDEIMSWRRTVMVYKRDAPHDKHHFPQAKSGPLSP, from the coding sequence GTGACCGTCCACGAACCCGGCATCGGCCGCTACTACGAGGACTTCGTGGTCGGCGACGTCTACCAGCACCCGCTCGGCCGCACGATCAGCGAGGCCGACAACACCTGGTTCACGTTGCTCACCATGAACACCAACCAGAACCACTTCAACGCCCACTTCGCCGCCGCCTCCCCGACCGGCAGGATCATCGTGAATTCGGGCCTGACCGTCGCCGTCGTCCTCGGCCTGTCGGTGATCGACATGAGCCAGACCGCCCTCATGAACCTCGGCTGGGAGGACATCAGGCTCACCCACCCGGTCTTCGTGGGCGACACGCTCTACGCAGAGTCCGTCGTCACGGCCATGCGCGAGTCGGCGTCGCGCCCGTACGCGGGCATCGTCACCTGCCGCACCCGCGGGCTCAACCAGGACGGCGACGAGATCATGTCGTGGCGGCGCACCGTCATGGTCTACAAACGCGACGCCCCGCACGACAAGCACCACTTCCCGCAGGCCAAGTCGGGCCCTCTCTCCCCCTGA
- a CDS encoding acyl-CoA dehydrogenase family protein — translation MDFELTDEQRAFRETLRAFVDKEIVPVATEWEHSGRHPTEIVEKMKRMGLFGLSVPEEYGGLAADMVSFALVFEEIARGWMGVAGTIGSHSIACSMITRHGTDEQKRLHLPDLATGARRTGIALTEPGAGTDLQGIATRAVRDGDHYVVTGTKTWITNARHADPLPVLVKTSITEPAHKGMSVLLVDPSSAGFAVSRDLPKLGYKGTETCEVVLDEVRVPVAALLGGVEGRGMQQVLGGLELGRINIAARAVGVAQAAYDAALGYARERTAFGQPIADFQAVQLKLADLATEIQAARLLTYWAASRADGGARVDMEAGMAKYFASEVALKASLESMRIHGGYGYSQEYVVERLYRDAPLMAIGEGTNDVQRLVIARALVSGKGRVGW, via the coding sequence ATGGACTTCGAGCTGACCGACGAGCAGCGGGCCTTCCGCGAGACGCTGCGCGCGTTCGTGGACAAGGAGATCGTTCCCGTCGCCACCGAGTGGGAGCACTCCGGCCGCCATCCCACCGAGATCGTCGAGAAGATGAAGCGGATGGGGCTGTTCGGCCTGTCCGTGCCCGAGGAGTACGGCGGGCTGGCGGCCGACATGGTGTCGTTCGCGCTGGTCTTCGAGGAGATCGCGCGCGGCTGGATGGGCGTGGCGGGCACGATCGGCTCCCATTCCATCGCCTGCTCCATGATCACCCGCCACGGCACCGACGAGCAGAAGCGGCTGCACCTGCCCGACCTGGCCACGGGCGCCCGCCGTACCGGGATCGCGCTCACCGAGCCCGGCGCCGGCACCGACCTGCAGGGCATCGCCACCCGCGCGGTCCGCGACGGCGACCACTACGTCGTCACCGGCACCAAGACGTGGATCACCAACGCCCGCCACGCCGACCCGCTCCCCGTCCTGGTCAAGACCTCCATCACCGAACCCGCCCACAAGGGCATGTCGGTGCTGCTCGTCGACCCCTCGTCGGCGGGCTTCGCCGTCAGCCGCGACCTGCCCAAGCTCGGCTACAAGGGCACCGAGACGTGCGAGGTCGTGCTGGACGAGGTGCGGGTCCCGGTCGCGGCGCTGCTCGGCGGGGTCGAAGGACGCGGCATGCAGCAGGTGCTCGGCGGGCTGGAGCTGGGCCGCATCAACATCGCCGCCCGTGCCGTCGGCGTCGCCCAGGCCGCCTACGACGCCGCGCTCGGCTACGCGCGCGAGCGCACCGCCTTCGGGCAGCCCATCGCCGACTTCCAGGCCGTCCAGCTCAAGCTCGCCGACCTGGCCACCGAGATCCAGGCGGCGCGGCTGCTCACCTACTGGGCCGCCTCCCGCGCCGACGGCGGCGCCCGGGTGGACATGGAGGCGGGCATGGCCAAGTACTTCGCCTCGGAGGTGGCGCTGAAGGCGTCGCTGGAGTCGATGCGGATCCACGGCGGTTACGGGTACTCGCAGGAGTACGTGGTCGAGCGGCTCTACCGGGACGCGCCGCTGATGGCGATCGGCGAGGGCACCAACGACGTGCAGCGCCTGGTCATCGCCCGCGCGCTCGTCTCCGGCAAGGGCCGCGTCGGCTGGTGA
- a CDS encoding acyltransferase family protein gives MSPAAAAQPPPKPTPPGHPTLPPTAAAERLAWLDALRGIGAMAVVAEHLLPWFLPSLRPFWFSLGVYGIMVFFLVSGYIIPASLERHGDVRRFWIGRAFRLYPLYLGVTALVVGLAWWVPVRGEVPRDGSAVAAHATMLLDVVSVGGVADTMWTLSYEMVFYLLVTALFVAGVHRRSGLLAVLFAAGSVVVGVAVAGAVVSGGWVAYASAAVFAAGLACVVSGRFRAAGACALGLMGVTLLVLGSRVPWMGVTVLGVMFAGTAVHRWERGRGTLWPVAAAAALVAVAPVRAVMSGWWWAEPDVWITTLVLAAVTFAGAMALRGRRLPRLLTWLGLISYSLYLVHHPLLKYFYEVTGDLRRSPLPLQLAMSVAALAVVLGVSALAYRFVERPMQALGRRLARA, from the coding sequence GTGTCACCAGCCGCCGCCGCCCAGCCGCCGCCGAAGCCCACACCCCCCGGCCACCCCACCCTCCCACCCACGGCCGCCGCCGAGAGGCTGGCGTGGCTGGACGCGTTGCGGGGGATCGGGGCCATGGCGGTGGTGGCCGAGCATCTGCTGCCGTGGTTCCTGCCGTCGCTGCGGCCGTTCTGGTTCAGCCTCGGTGTCTACGGGATCATGGTGTTCTTCCTGGTCAGCGGCTACATCATCCCGGCGTCGCTGGAACGGCACGGGGACGTGCGCAGGTTCTGGATCGGCCGGGCCTTCCGGCTCTACCCGCTCTACCTGGGGGTCACCGCCCTGGTGGTGGGGCTGGCGTGGTGGGTCCCGGTGCGGGGCGAGGTGCCGCGCGACGGGTCGGCGGTGGCGGCCCACGCGACGATGCTGCTCGACGTGGTGAGCGTGGGGGGCGTCGCCGACACCATGTGGACGCTGTCGTACGAGATGGTCTTCTACCTCCTGGTGACCGCGTTGTTCGTCGCCGGGGTGCACCGGCGCAGCGGGCTGCTGGCCGTGCTGTTCGCCGCCGGCTCGGTCGTCGTCGGGGTGGCCGTGGCCGGGGCCGTCGTCTCGGGCGGCTGGGTGGCGTACGCCTCGGCCGCGGTGTTCGCCGCCGGGCTGGCCTGCGTCGTCTCGGGCAGGTTCCGGGCGGCCGGGGCGTGCGCGCTGGGCCTGATGGGCGTGACGCTGCTGGTGCTGGGCAGCCGGGTGCCGTGGATGGGCGTCACCGTGCTGGGCGTGATGTTCGCGGGCACCGCCGTCCACCGCTGGGAACGCGGCCGCGGCACGCTCTGGCCGGTGGCCGCCGCCGCCGCGCTGGTCGCCGTCGCGCCCGTCCGGGCGGTCATGTCGGGCTGGTGGTGGGCCGAGCCGGACGTGTGGATCACCACGCTCGTGCTGGCGGCGGTCACCTTCGCCGGCGCCATGGCGCTGCGCGGGCGGCGCCTGCCGCGGCTGCTGACCTGGCTCGGACTGATCAGCTACTCGCTCTACCTGGTGCACCATCCGCTGCTGAAGTACTTCTACGAGGTCACCGGGGACCTGCGCCGCTCACCGCTGCCGCTGCAGCTCGCCATGTCGGTCGCGGCCCTGGCCGTGGTGCTGGGGGTGAGCGCGCTGGCGTACCGGTTCGTCGAACGTCCCATGCAGGCGCTCGGCCGCCGCCTCGCCCGCGCCTGA